Within the Pyramidobacter piscolens W5455 genome, the region CAGGATTTTAAAAAGGCAGGCGGAGCGCTTGTACAGCAATATGATGTCAAGTTCAGCCATACCGGCGTGAAAGAGGGCTTTGAGGGCGACAACGCCGGTGGATATTCAGCGCTGATAGAGTTTGAGTTTATGAACGGAGACCGCAAGAAGGTACTTCTCGATACTGGCTGGAACAACAAGTGGATGACCAAACGCTTTGAAGAGGAAGGCATTGACGCGATGCTCCGCAGCGGCGAGATCGACACGCTGATCATCTCACATGACCACTATGACCACTACTGGGGCATCCAGACAACTCTCCAGTGGAAACCGGATATTACTCTGTACATCCCTGACTCGTTCCGCAAAGAAAGCTACCAACTGCTCTCGGGGGCCGACTTCCCCAAGCCGCCTATTTCCAACACAGTGCCGTTTAAGGGCGAATTGAAAAAGTTCGCTCTGAAGAAGGTTCACAAAATTTTCCCCGGCGTGTCGTTGGTTGCTTTTGACTGTCCGTGCGGACGCGGAGTGTTCGGCGAAGAAGTGCTTGTCTGCAATGTTGCCGGCAAAGGGCTTGTGACAATATCAGGATGCTGCCACATGGGACTTTTGTCACTGCTCAACTTCACGAAGAACAACTTTATCGGCGGAGACAAGATTTACGGCGTTTACGGCGGAGTCCATATCTCTCCCTACGACAACTGGAATCCTGCCAACGACGATTTGGTACGCTCGATCAACAACTATCATGTAGAAAAACTCGGCGTCAATCACTGCACCGGCTATATCACGGTTGAAAAAATGATAGCCGCAGGTGTCCCAGTCATCAAAGGCACTGCACGCAATAAGACAAAAAGAGATCTTTATCTGGGCAACGGCGATGAGATTTTCTTCTAAGGAGAATGACAAATGAAAATTGAAAACTGGACTGAAAAAAGGAAACTCGCGCCCCGAGGAGGCGTCTTTGTCGCAGGACTGGTTGATCTGATCCTTATGCTGGCGGTCTTCATGGGGATTTGGTACGTGTTCATGGATCCCCGCGGCATTCTACGCATGTACACGCCGATGTATGGCTATGCCTATGTTCAGTGGTTCCTTGTCTCGGTGCTGACCGCACATTTCGTATTCCGTCTCTGTCCGTTCCAGAACAGCTCATTCCTCACAAAAACCCCTCCTTTGATCAAAGGGCTCCTGTTCTCGATCGTTGCAGCAGCACTGATGCTCCTTATCGTCGATGGAATCTTCAAGATCGTCCTCGGCAATCTGGCAGTTCCTTACTTCAGCGAGGAAACGCTTCTGTCTCTGAAACAGAACGCTTTTACAGCCCGTGAATACGCGCACCAGGCGATCACTATGTATGGCGGAATCACGGCGCTGTTTATTCCGCTTTGGATCATCCACCTAAACAACTGGCCTGCCTGTGAGATTCACAGTTACAAAGGCTACCTGACAAGCTTTTTCATTATCTTCGCGCTGGCAGGCTTTGGCTTCCTGATTCTCTTCCACCCTCACATGGGCGTGCTGTTTTATCCCTGGCAGACGTGGACGGCCGTTGCTCCATGGTGGGAAGATTACGCACAAACGCTCAGCGGCAATTTCTGCCTTGGCGGCGTCATGTGCTGGACGGCTGTAATGTGGATCTTCAATGTCACATTTGAGGGATATCCCTTCAAAAAGATCAAGGCGCAGCCGTGGCGGGCACTGGCCGGCATTTTCGGCACTTTGCTCGTTGCCGTGATTTTCTTCAAAGTGTTCCTGCTGCTTCAGGACCTTGTCTGGGGCGTGCCGATCCGCGGCAGTCAGCTGCTCATGGCGGTTGATTGGCGTTACCTGCACAGCGGCGAATGCGCTATGTTCATGCTTCTTATCGCGCTGGTGTGGGGATTCTATTTTGACAACTGGCCGAGAAAATACACTTTCGAGGCAAACGTCCTCATTCGCTTCGTTATAATCTGCATGCTGACGTTCGCATTTTATGTCTTCTACTACAGATATAACCCTGAAATTCTCGGCCAGCAGACAGGCTACTCCAATCCCCTGCAGTATCCGCTTGCAGCTACGAGTCTCATCGTCGCACTGCTTCTTGCGCACAATTGGTTCTTCGACCTGACTCCTGGCTATAAGGTCGTAAACAAGGACGAGTTTGCCAACTCCAGCGAGAAGCAGTAAAATCAAGCATGGATCCGTCGCGCAGGCACTTTTTAAAACGAGGGCTCTTGGATTATCTGGCAGAATCGTGCGCCTCATTTCGTGAAGAATGCAAAACAGTTTCTCAGAACAGGGAGGAATCGCTCGATCGTTACTTTTTAACCGACGACGCCTGCCAGGCGCTTCTTGCGGATTACACACTAGAAGATCTGCAGGAGGATGCCAGAAAAGCAGGTATAGATCCGGACGGTCTTAGCAAGAGAGAACTCGCAAAAAAACTCTTTTCTAAATCTGAAGAATTAAATTAAAGGAGTAAAAAATGGGAAATCTCGGTTTTTCTGAATTATTCTTGATCTTGGTTGTCTGCCTTGTTATTTTCGGCCCCGCCAAACTGCCGGAGATTGGCAAAGCAGCTGGTAAAGCTATCAGAGAATTCAAATCGGCCGTCAACAGCAACGATGAGCGCAAGGACTAGCGAAAACGACATTTCCGCATTCTCCCTAGAGGCAATGCAATGGAGGAGTTGAAAAAAAGCGACGTTATTAAGCATCTTTCAGCTTTACGCCGTCTTATTCTCGTTTCACTCCTCCTTGTCATCGTAGGAACTGTTTCTATTTATGCGTTTGCTTATGATTTTGCACAGAATGTATCTTTAGCTCCGCTCAAAGCCCTTAACATAACACCGGTGGTCATTGGCGTAGCTGAAGGGTTTATGGTGAAGCTGAAGCTGTCATTTAGTTTGGGCTTTTTCGTTTCTCTGCCAGCGCTTATCTTTTTGCTCCTGCTGTTCATCTTTCCCGCTCTTTACAGAAGAGAAAAGCTGCCCGCAATCATCCTCTGTGTCGCTGGAACGGGGCTGTTCATTACCGGAGTCTTTCTTTCCTACAGGTACATCGTAGGACTTGCACTGAGATTCTTCCTGCTTGAGCAGGCACCCGGCTTTCAGGTTGTTCTCTCATATGAACGATACTTTTCGTTCCTGCTGAATTTTTTGTGGCCTTTCGGCATTCTGATGGAACTGCCTCTTGTCGTTTTCATCCTGACGAGTTTGGGATTATTAAGACCCGCATGGCTCAGAAAAGTCCGCAAATATGTATTCGTTATATCCTTCATCGCCGGCGCTTTATTAACGCCGCCTGATGTCGTGTCTCAGGTGATGCTGGCGATACCAATCATTGTCTTTTATGAGATTTCAATCTGGATTTCCGTCTTCACATGCTGGCTAAAAAAGCCAAGGAAGAAAGAGCTTTCAGCAGAGGAATAGCAGAATTGCAATGGAGCTTCCCGAAAGGATTTCGGAAGGCCCCATTTCTTTTTCTCTTCATCTCTTTATAGAACGATAGGACGGCCGAAACGCAGAAGGAAAATTCCCTTCGCGTTTCGGCCGTCTTATCTTCCGCGCCAAACGCCGGCGTCCGTTTTTTCAGTCCGGCCGCCGCGGCGCGGACGCTTTCGGTCAGCCGCGTTTTTTCGGCAGGCAGGGGACTTTGTAGACGACGGCGGTGAGGACGGGGATGACGATCAGCGTCAGGATGGTGCTGACGGTGAGTCCGGCCATGATGGTCACGGCCATGGGGCCGAACATCAGGTCCCAGATCAGCGGGACCATGCCGAGCACGGTGGTGAGCGCCGACATGGCGACGGGGCGCAGGCGGCCGACGCCGTCTTCGACGATGGCTTCGTAACGGTCGCGTCCGGCGGCGAAATCGGCGCTGACTTGATCGAGCAGTACGATCGAGTTCTTGGCCAGCATGCCGACAAGGCTGAGCGTGCCGATGATGGCCAGAAAGCTCATGCTCATGCCCGCCAGCCACAGGCCGCCGACGACGCCGATGAGGATCAGCGGCAGCACGCCGAAGATGATCAGCGGCTGGCGGAAGCCGTTGAACAGGAACACCATGATCGTGAACATGGTCAGCAGCGCGGGCAGAAAGGCCACCTTCATGCCGCCAATAGCGTCGTCGGAAAGTTCCTTTTCGCCGCCCCATTCCAGCGAGTAGCCGACGGGCAGCTCGATGGCCTCGATCGGGGCGCGTACGCGCTCCAGCATGGCGTCGGCGTTGTGCCCGAGCTTGACTTCGCTGGCTACGGTGAGCACGCGGCTGCGGTTGCGGCGCATGACGATATTGTCTTCGTAGTCCACGTCGAGCGACGAGATCACGGTGCCCAGCGGCACGGTGGCGTTCGCGGCCGGCGCCCAGACGGGCAGCGATTTGATCCGGTCGATCCGATTGCGCTGTTCGGGCACGAGGGCCGCCATGATCGCCAGCGTCTTGTCGCCGTCGCGGAAGGCGCCGATCGGCAGCCCCGTGGTGGCGATGAGCAAAGCCTGGTTGAGCTGCGGGCGCGTCAGGCCGAGATTCTGCATCTGATCCTTGAGCACGCGCGGATGGATCACTTCCACGGGCTGGCGCCAGTCGAGACGCGCGAAGTTGTGGCTGGGATCGGCCTCGACGATGCGCAGCGCCTGCTCGCCCAGATCGCGCAGCACGGCCGGATCCTCGCCGTAAAAGCGGGCTTCGAGTTTCGGCGCCATGCCGCTGCCCTTGGAGAAGAGCTTGCACACGCCCGTCAGTTGCGGCATTTCTTCGTCGAGGCGCTGCTGCGTTCGCAGCAGCATGGCGCGGGTGTCTTCGGGATCTTTCATCTCCACCAGCAACTGCGCGTAGGCCGTGTCGGGATCGGGCGGCGAATAGGTGAGCATAAAGCGCAGGCTGCCACCGCCGATGAAATCGGTAACGTTTTTCACGTTGGGCTGCGCGCGCAAAAACTGATCCAGCTCCATGGCGGCCGAACGTTGCGCCGCCAGCGACGCGCCCTCGTCGCTCCACAGATCGACGGTGTAGTAGGCCGTGTTGGCGTCCGGGAAGAACGACGTGTCAAGGCGCGCCAGCCCCCAGCAGGAGAGCGCGAACAGCGCCGCCGCCAGCGCCATCGAGAGAAAACGATGGCGCAGGCAGCCTTCGAGCAGGGCGCGGTACGCGCGGAACAATGGCCGGTCGTAAGGATCGTCCTTCTGCTTCGACGGCTTGAGCATGATCTGCCCGAAAACGGGCGTCACCGTCAGCGCCGCGCCCCAGCTCAGCATCATGGAAATGCCCACAACCTGGAGCAGCGAGCGGCAGAATTCGCCGGTGCTGTCCTGCGACAGGCCGATGGGGACGAAGGCCAGCACGGCGATGAAAGTGCCGCCCAGCATGGCCCATTTGGAGCCTTCCACGGCCTGATCGGCGGCGTCTTCGATGTCCATGCCGCGTTCCACGCCGACGAGCATGCTCTCGGAAACGACGATGGCGTTGTCCACCAGCGAGCCGAGCGCGATGATCAACGCTCCGAGCGACACAATTTGCAGGAACACGCCGCAGGCGTTCATGAAAACGAATGTGCCCGCCACGGTGAGCAGCAGCACGGCGCCGATGATCAGCCCGGTGCGCATGCCCATGAACACGAGCAGCACGCCGACGACGATGGCCAGCGACTCGATCAGGTTGACGATGAAATCCTGCACCGATCGCGTCACTTGGTCGGACTGCATGTAGATCTCGTTCAGTTCCATGCCGATCGGGCGGTGCACTTCCAGCTCGCGCAGGCGCTTCGAAACGCTCTCGCCCATCGTTACGACGTTGCCGCCGGTGACCGTGGCGATGCCGATGCCCAGCGCCGGACGGCCGTTGAAGCGCATCATGAAACTCTGCGGGTCGACGAAATCGCGGCGCACGGTCGCCACCTCGCGCAGGCGGATCAGCTGCCCGCCGACTCCGCCGATGACGAGATCGCCGATGTCGTCCACCGACATGATGGCGCCCGTCGGCGAGACGCGCACAAAGCGGTCGCCCAGCGTCGTCGTGCCCAGAGCCGAGAGCGTGTTCTGCTGGTTCAGCACGTTGAAGATGGCATTCGGCGCCAGCCCCAGCGACGACAGGCGCGTAGCCGAGAACTCCACGTAAACGGCTTCTTTCTGCTCGCCGAGAATCTTCACGCTGGCCACGCCGGGCACGAGCACGAGCTGCTTTTTGAGAAAATCGGCGTAGTCCCACAGCTCTTTCATCGTGTAGCCGTCGCCGACGAGGGCGTAATACTGACCGTAAACGTCGCCGAAGTCGTTGTCGACCATGATCGCGCTGCCCGCGGGCATGGAGACCTGCACATCGTTCAGCTTCTGGCGCAGCACGTCCCAGATCTCCGGCAAATCTTTCGACGTGTATTTGTCCTTGATGTCCACGTAGACGATGGCCATGCCGGGCACGGAACGCGAGCGGAGGCGCTTGATCTCGCCCATGGCCTGCACGGCGTCCTCGACGCGGCTGGTCGCCTCGCGTTCCACCTCGTAAGCCGTGGAGCCGGGATAGACGATGGTGACCACGGCGGTCTTGATCGTGAAGGAAGGATCCTCCAACTTGCCGATTCGGAAATACGCCGCCACGCCCGCGATCGCCACGAGGGCGCAGAGGAACAGGACGACGGCGCGGCGTTTCAGGCTGGCGCGCGCGACGCTCATGACCGTTCACCGGCTTTCATGAGGCGGACTTTCTGACCGTCCTTCAAAAAATGCACGCCGGCCGTGACGATCAGGTCGCCGTCGCGCAGTCCCTCCCCGCTCACTTCGAGCTGCGCTCCTTTCCAGCCGGCCACGGTCACGGGCACGCGCCGGACCTGCCCGTCCTCGAAGCGCCACAACCAGCGCGCGCCGTTCTCTCCGGCCAACACGGCCGGCTCGGGCACGAGGAAGCGGTTTTCCGCCGCGCCGGCGGAAAAATCCACCGTCACGGTGACGGCCATGCCGGGCAGCACGCGCGCGCCCTCCGGCTGAGGCATGACGACGGTGACGGGATAGGTTTTGGTGCGCGGATCGGCCTGCGCGGCGAATTCCTTGAGACGCACCGGAAAAGCCCGCCCTCCGATGGCGTCGAAACGGGCCTCCATGCCGAAAGAAGCGGCGTACCGCGCCAGATCGCGGGCGTCGATGCCGGCCGGCACGGGCGCGCTCAGCACGTCTTTGTCGGGCACGGCGAAGACGATCTCCAGCGTGGAAATATCCTGAAGGCTGAGAACGGGCTGCTTGGGCAGCACGTCCTGAAATTTCTCGGCCATGCGGTCGACGACGACGCCGTCGAAGGGGGCGCGCAGCTCGGTGTCGCGCAGCGCGTCGGCGGCCGTGCGGGCCTGGGCCTCGGCCTGCTGCACGGCGGAGCGCGCCACGTTCAGCTGCGTCTTGTAGGCGTCGTACTGCGCCGCGGCGATGACCTTCTGCCTGTAAAGCTCGTCGTAGCGTTTGAAGTTGGTGGCGGCGTCGTTGTACTGGGCGCGCGCCTGCGCCAAAACGGCCTGCGCCTGTGTCAGGCGGGTCCGGAAATCGCGCGGATCGACGCGCCCGAGCAGGTCGCCTTTTTTCACGGCGACGCCCTTTTCAACCGGCAGTTCGAGCAGCGGCCCCGAGACGCGGAACGACAGGTTGACGCGCTGCGCCCCCTGCACGGTGCCGAAATAGCGATGTACGTTCTCGACCGCGCCGCCGTCGAGCCTGACCGTGCGCACGGGGCGGACGATCTCCGGCTCGGGCTTCGGCTCGCGCAGCTGGCGAAATCCCTCGATCCCCGCGCAGGCGGCGAAGATCGCGGCCAGCCCGGCGGCCGTTTTCAGCAGCGAAAAAGCGGAAAATTTTTTCATCCTCATTCCTCCAGTGCCATCCGTTCGCTTTCGCAGGCGGCGCTCCGCGCCCGCTGATTCAACAAACTCATCGCGTTGATTGTATCACGCGCGCCCGGCCTTTGCACGGACGGCGCGGGAAGATTTTCCGCCATGCCATGCGCGCCCCGCGGCGGGCGATTTTATGAAAAGAGCTTTTTGAACCGCGCCCGACGAAAAGCGGCCGGAAGCCGATGGATTCTCGATCATCAGCCTCCGGCCGCTTTCGGTGTTCCACGTGGAACATCGTTGCCGGTCAACGGTTTTCCGTTTCATCGTCCGCGGACGACGAAGCGTTCATTTGTTCAAAGAGCTTCCGCGCGGCCTCCCGGGCGCGTTCGCATTCTTCCGCCGAAAGCCTGGCGCCGCGGAACATGCCGCGCCCTTCCAGCCTGTTGATGAGGCGCGCCGTGCCGGCGGCGCCGTTCAGGCGAGCCAGCCACGTCCACTTGTAAGCCTCCTCGTCGTCGCGGGGCACGCCGGCCCCCTTGCTGTACAGCTCGCCAAGGGCCTTCTGCGCGGGAGCGTAGTTCTGGCGGGCGCTTTTCAAAAACCACGAAGCGGCCTCGGCCAGATTTTGCCCGACGCCGCGGCCGGCGCGATAGCAGCCGCCAAGGCTGAATTGCGCCAGCTCGTTGCCCTGCCGGGCGGCGCGCAGATACCAGCGGGCCGCTTCGTCGGCGTCTTTCTTCACGCCGTCGCCCCGCTCGCACAGGCTGGCGTAACGTTCCTGAGCGACGTCGCTGCCCTGTTCGGCGGCCAGCCGGTACCATTTTGCCGCTTCGAAGGGTTCCTTTTCGCCGCCCCAGCCGTTTTCGCAAATCTGACCGAGCAGGAACTGCGCGCGCTCTCGCCCCTGACCGGCATAGACGCGGCAAAAGTTCGCCAGCGCCGCGTAAATTTCGCCGCCGCGCCGCGCCAGATCTTCGTGGCGAGCCAGCAGAGATCCCGCCCGGACGCGTCCTTGAGGCACGCCGAGGCTGCCGCGCCACAGCTGCGCCTCCACATAACAGGGCACGGGAGCGTCGGGATGGAGGCGCCGCAGTTCCATCGCCATGCGCCGCGCCGCGCCGTCCTCGTGATTGAACCACGCCGTCAGCAGATCCAGCGTCTCCGCAGGCGCGTTCACATTCGCCAGCACGCGCCAAAACTCGCGGCGGAAGTGCGTCATGTCGAAATCGCCGGACTCCATGGACGCGAGCACCACAGGGCTGATCTGCGTTTCCGCCTCGAACAGCACGTTGTTGCGCACGGCCGTCATTCCCGCCTTGCGCTCGCCCAGCGCCCAGCTGACCGTGCCGTAAAAGAGATTGTCGAGCCAATCGCGCGGCCCGATGTTCTCCCTGATCTCGGCCAGCAGCTCTTTGAGGCGGGACGGCGGCAGGCTTTGGTCGAGCAGGATGCGCTGTTTGGCCGTCTGCACTTTGTACGGGTCGCGGCGCAGCACGCGCCGCCACTGGCGGTCGAACTCGTCGAAGC harbors:
- a CDS encoding efflux RND transporter periplasmic adaptor subunit — translated: MKKFSAFSLLKTAAGLAAIFAACAGIEGFRQLREPKPEPEIVRPVRTVRLDGGAVENVHRYFGTVQGAQRVNLSFRVSGPLLELPVEKGVAVKKGDLLGRVDPRDFRTRLTQAQAVLAQARAQYNDAATNFKRYDELYRQKVIAAAQYDAYKTQLNVARSAVQQAEAQARTAADALRDTELRAPFDGVVVDRMAEKFQDVLPKQPVLSLQDISTLEIVFAVPDKDVLSAPVPAGIDARDLARYAASFGMEARFDAIGGRAFPVRLKEFAAQADPRTKTYPVTVVMPQPEGARVLPGMAVTVTVDFSAGAAENRFLVPEPAVLAGENGARWLWRFEDGQVRRVPVTVAGWKGAQLEVSGEGLRDGDLIVTAGVHFLKDGQKVRLMKAGERS
- a CDS encoding MBL fold metallo-hydrolase encodes the protein MDDMNRRDFIKGASVGTLGAFLASGGIASTFLRDRLIPKPAKPTVEIGELKSIHVKCITETSWFDNYVQQQDFKKAGGALVQQYDVKFSHTGVKEGFEGDNAGGYSALIEFEFMNGDRKKVLLDTGWNNKWMTKRFEEEGIDAMLRSGEIDTLIISHDHYDHYWGIQTTLQWKPDITLYIPDSFRKESYQLLSGADFPKPPISNTVPFKGELKKFALKKVHKIFPGVSLVAFDCPCGRGVFGEEVLVCNVAGKGLVTISGCCHMGLLSLLNFTKNNFIGGDKIYGVYGGVHISPYDNWNPANDDLVRSINNYHVEKLGVNHCTGYITVEKMIAAGVPVIKGTARNKTKRDLYLGNGDEIFF
- the tatC gene encoding twin-arginine translocase subunit TatC, with the translated sequence MEELKKSDVIKHLSALRRLILVSLLLVIVGTVSIYAFAYDFAQNVSLAPLKALNITPVVIGVAEGFMVKLKLSFSLGFFVSLPALIFLLLLFIFPALYRREKLPAIILCVAGTGLFITGVFLSYRYIVGLALRFFLLEQAPGFQVVLSYERYFSFLLNFLWPFGILMELPLVVFILTSLGLLRPAWLRKVRKYVFVISFIAGALLTPPDVVSQVMLAIPIIVFYEISIWISVFTCWLKKPRKKELSAEE
- a CDS encoding tetratricopeptide repeat protein produces the protein MERFTKRIFAALAALWLCVAPTASAAADDYDPVNTVVALNMAVVSVKHMTASRDRIVLDQEYRSIINNLSLGDIASDGEIVKLYSRLLDTINTYRLTEEEGKVFQGVYDKQQHHALVSSLSKMWPVGGDLDSFFASLFSGGITAYFGYRSEMAEIRNTMDQKMWALKKEALTALNDLQKELLADSWALLRKYRLPDAYRISQEDLDYLEQTLAQPDKHKALLMFPALKKSFGAYPPFWYYYGEAAGRCGDVKTALACFDEFDRQWRRVLRRDPYKVQTAKQRILLDQSLPPSRLKELLAEIRENIGPRDWLDNLFYGTVSWALGERKAGMTAVRNNVLFEAETQISPVVLASMESGDFDMTHFRREFWRVLANVNAPAETLDLLTAWFNHEDGAARRMAMELRRLHPDAPVPCYVEAQLWRGSLGVPQGRVRAGSLLARHEDLARRGGEIYAALANFCRVYAGQGRERAQFLLGQICENGWGGEKEPFEAAKWYRLAAEQGSDVAQERYASLCERGDGVKKDADEAARWYLRAARQGNELAQFSLGGCYRAGRGVGQNLAEAASWFLKSARQNYAPAQKALGELYSKGAGVPRDDEEAYKWTWLARLNGAAGTARLINRLEGRGMFRGARLSAEECERAREAARKLFEQMNASSSADDETENR
- a CDS encoding efflux RND transporter permease subunit — encoded protein: MSVARASLKRRAVVLFLCALVAIAGVAAYFRIGKLEDPSFTIKTAVVTIVYPGSTAYEVEREATSRVEDAVQAMGEIKRLRSRSVPGMAIVYVDIKDKYTSKDLPEIWDVLRQKLNDVQVSMPAGSAIMVDNDFGDVYGQYYALVGDGYTMKELWDYADFLKKQLVLVPGVASVKILGEQKEAVYVEFSATRLSSLGLAPNAIFNVLNQQNTLSALGTTTLGDRFVRVSPTGAIMSVDDIGDLVIGGVGGQLIRLREVATVRRDFVDPQSFMMRFNGRPALGIGIATVTGGNVVTMGESVSKRLRELEVHRPIGMELNEIYMQSDQVTRSVQDFIVNLIESLAIVVGVLLVFMGMRTGLIIGAVLLLTVAGTFVFMNACGVFLQIVSLGALIIALGSLVDNAIVVSESMLVGVERGMDIEDAADQAVEGSKWAMLGGTFIAVLAFVPIGLSQDSTGEFCRSLLQVVGISMMLSWGAALTVTPVFGQIMLKPSKQKDDPYDRPLFRAYRALLEGCLRHRFLSMALAAALFALSCWGLARLDTSFFPDANTAYYTVDLWSDEGASLAAQRSAAMELDQFLRAQPNVKNVTDFIGGGSLRFMLTYSPPDPDTAYAQLLVEMKDPEDTRAMLLRTQQRLDEEMPQLTGVCKLFSKGSGMAPKLEARFYGEDPAVLRDLGEQALRIVEADPSHNFARLDWRQPVEVIHPRVLKDQMQNLGLTRPQLNQALLIATTGLPIGAFRDGDKTLAIMAALVPEQRNRIDRIKSLPVWAPAANATVPLGTVISSLDVDYEDNIVMRRNRSRVLTVASEVKLGHNADAMLERVRAPIEAIELPVGYSLEWGGEKELSDDAIGGMKVAFLPALLTMFTIMVFLFNGFRQPLIIFGVLPLILIGVVGGLWLAGMSMSFLAIIGTLSLVGMLAKNSIVLLDQVSADFAAGRDRYEAIVEDGVGRLRPVAMSALTTVLGMVPLIWDLMFGPMAVTIMAGLTVSTILTLIVIPVLTAVVYKVPCLPKKRG
- a CDS encoding twin-arginine translocase TatA/TatE family subunit, which codes for MGNLGFSELFLILVVCLVIFGPAKLPEIGKAAGKAIREFKSAVNSNDERKD